Proteins from a single region of Anthonomus grandis grandis chromosome 10, icAntGran1.3, whole genome shotgun sequence:
- the LOC126741289 gene encoding uncharacterized protein LOC126741289 — translation MSTKCIHLECVTDLTSQSFILVLRRFVARRGKPLHLYSDNGTNFVGANSILRQFFESNSDKIDSALSSEGINWHFIPPRAPNFGGLWESGIKCVKYHLKRVIGEAKLTYEELSTILTQIEGVLNSRPLSPLSTDPEDVTPLTPAHFLLGRPMTALPDDDYKQVPENRLAKFQRLQSIVQHFWERWNKEYISELQSRVKWKKNHPSLLKLGSIVLIKEDNLPISAWKLGRVTELHYGEDKVVRVATVMCKDRTCCKRAVTKLCVLPISENNLIE, via the coding sequence atgagtACAAAATGTATTCATCTAGAGTGCGTGACAGATCTCACAAGTCAAtcgtttattttggttttgcgGCGATTTGTTGCGAGAAGAGGTAAACCTTTGCACCTTTATTCTGACAATGGCACTAATTTTGTCGGGGCCAATTCAATTTtacgtcaattttttgagtCCAATTCTGATAAGATTGATTCTGCTTTGTCTAGTGAAGGTATTAACTGGCACTTTATACCTCCCAGGGCTCCTAATTTTGGCGGGTTATGGGAATCGGGCATTAAATGTGTTAAGTATCATTTAAAACGCGTAATTGGTGAAGCTAAACTTACCTACGAAGAGCTTAGCACGATTTTAACGCAAATAGAGGGAGTGTTAAACTCCAGACCTTTATCGCCATTGTCAACGGACCCTGAGGATGTGACACCTCTGACCCCAGCTCATTTTCTGCTGGGAAGACCGATGACAGCCCTTCCCGATGATGACTACAAGCAAGTGCCTGAAAATCGTCTTGCCAAGTTTCAGCGACTTCAATCAATCGTGCAACACTTTTGGGAGCGTTGGAACAAAGAATATATTTCGGAGTTGCAAAGCCGGGTCAAGTGGAAGAAAAATCATCCTTCTTTGTTGAAGCTTGGATCGATTGTGCTGATTAAGGAGGACAATTTGCCGATTTCAGCATGGAAGCTAGGTCGAGTCACAGAATTACACTACGGTGAAGACAAGGTCGTACGAGTCGCCACAGTTATGTGCAAGGACAGGACCTGTTGTAAACGGGCTGTTACAAAACTTTGTGTGCTGCCTATcagtgaaaataatttaatagaatag